CTGTCAGACTGTTTCAGGAACAGAATTGGCTATGATGTTAGGGATTACCCTAACAACTATTTTATTTGGTGGGGTTTCCTCAGCTTCAATGACAACTTTTGGTAAGGTACAGAATGAGCTAGGCCAAGCCTGTCAGCTCCATCCCTATCGAAGGGCCAACTTATTGGATGGTTTTGCTAATGGTTTAGGTGTAGCTGTTCCTTTCCTTTCTGTTTTTATTTTTGTAGGTTCACAATTAACACAGGGTTATGAATTCGTTGCCCCCTTATCTGTTACTCAAATTGCTCCTTATCTTTTTCACAGCTATAACCTCTTTTTAGCCTTCTTGATTTCAATCTTAACTGGTTGGGGCCGTCGCTTTGAAGGACAGCAAGGTAAGGAAATTTTAGCAGTAAACCTCAATGAAAAAGCAAAAATTCTTAGCTAAAAGCATAGAATGGCCCATTGAAGTCATACATATAAAGAAAAAAAGTCATTTTAGAAATAAAATGACTTTTTTATTGGTGAATATTAAAGAAATTTTCAAAAGTAAGTTACGTCTTTCACTCATTTCAACGTCAATAACTATACAACTTTTCTTTCATTTGTTTGCGAGAAATTATGTAGTTTACCTAAGCTTGGTACTGTCCTCTCGCTTTCGGCCAGACCGCTTTTTGACCGGGTTTTTCAACTAATTTTTTACCCCAGGTTTCTAGGACTTGGTTGACGTAGGGGAGGATATTATGACAGTATTCCACACAGCCAAGGTAATGGCCGCCTGCGTCATAGATTCCCTTAAAGGTACAGATAATCCATTCACCTGGAGAAGTGGAAGAAATAAAGAATTTTTCACTAGTTTTTTCTTTAGACTTGAGAGCAGCTAGGATATCTTTGATGGTTTCATGTTCCGCTTCGGGGTAATTAGAGTTAATATCTAGTCCGACTGAGCTGACAGTTTTAGGGTTCAACATTTCATCGACATCGTTCTTATAATTGAAATAAAGCAGGTGGTCATCCTGGTCATAGTAGGCCACTTCTACAGGGATCTGCTTTAAGAAATGGTTCAAGTGAGAAACTGTGAGGATGCCGCGGTCTAAGCAGACATAGTCTTGGCCACTGGCTGGATCTTTGACCTCGATTGCTTGTTCGAGCCAGTGGTTATCCGGATAGACTTGACTTTCTAGCCGGTGGGGGGCTTGGGAGCCCTGGGTCCAGTCGTCATACTTCTTATCGACAAAGCGGGATGAGCGACTGTCTAAGATTACCTGTGGCTTCGACTTGGGATCGGCCGCTTGGTCATCGACCATCTCTTGGCCGGTCATCTGGCAGTAGTATTCTAAAATCGGCAGGTTATCCTGTACCCATTCCATGGTGCCTTCATAGCTCCCATCAGGATTATAGAAGGCCCGATGGTTATGGGTAACGAAACGCTCGGTCTCACTCCAATTCGACCGCAAAACTACCCGGGGAACTTGGTGAGTCCGCATTTCGTAGATGAGTTTAGCAACACTTTCAGCCACTCTTTCGGGGTGGATGTTGAAGAGGGCCTCACCCACCGCTTCGGGATTGCGTTTGGCGACCATGTCTTCTTTGGGCTTATGACGGTTGTAGAAGAGGTATTGGTTATTAGCGTCGCAAGTGGTTACCTCATGGTCAATATTGGCTAAGAGCTGGTTAATTTGGTTAACGCTTAATATCCCAC
This genomic stretch from Aerococcus mictus harbors:
- a CDS encoding PAS domain-containing protein produces the protein MKYTEIEDLKVEHPVESPITDIDRSLDNWVEVVAEKTQAARDSDAVKLDCGILSVNQINQLLANIDHEVTTCDANNQYLFYNRHKPKEDMVAKRNPEAVGEALFNIHPERVAESVAKLIYEMRTHQVPRVVLRSNWSETERFVTHNHRAFYNPDGSYEGTMEWVQDNLPILEYYCQMTGQEMVDDQAADPKSKPQVILDSRSSRFVDKKYDDWTQGSQAPHRLESQVYPDNHWLEQAIEVKDPASGQDYVCLDRGILTVSHLNHFLKQIPVEVAYYDQDDHLLYFNYKNDVDEMLNPKTVSSVGLDINSNYPEAEHETIKDILAALKSKEKTSEKFFISSTSPGEWIICTFKGIYDAGGHYLGCVEYCHNILPYVNQVLETWGKKLVEKPGQKAVWPKARGQYQA